In Antarcticibacterium arcticum, the genomic stretch CTCAGGATTTTCAATTCCTGCCTGGGTCTGGTGGTTCCTTGGAATTATTTTGTTGGGAGCTGTGCTATATTTCCTCTTAAACCGGAGAAAAAAAATACGGGAAGCCCGAAAGCAGTTACCTCCTTATGAACGTGCATTGTTTGAGTTACAACAGCTGGACCAGTCCCATTTGCTGGAAAACCGGCAAACCAAGGAATACTATTCGAAATTAACCGAGGCCGTGCGCAGGTATATTGAAGATGAGGTGCATTTAAGGGCAATGGAAAGTACAACCTCAGAACTTATACATGATCTGGAATTAAAAATGGAGCGCGGTGAATTAAACCTGAGCCGCCAAACCATTGATGAGCTCAAGATAATCTTACAACGGGCAGACCTTGCGAAATTTGCAAATTCCCGTCCCGATATAATCACGGCAATAGGTGACAGGTCTAAAATTGAACATGTAATAAACGACACAAAAGCCGCCATCCCGGAACCTACAGAGGAAGAATTGCTTAAGGATGAAGAATACCGAAGAGTCAGGTTAAAACGCAAAAACCAACGAAAGATCGCATTGGCCGTAGGGGTTGGGTTATTGATCATAAGCCTTGGTGCAACTGCCATTATAACTACCCAGGGATTCTCCGGCCTACGAAATATTGTATTTGGTAATCCATCTAAAGAATTATTACAGGGAGAATGGATAAGCAGTGATTATGGCGACCCTGCTGTTAATATCACCACCCCCCGGGTTTTAAAAAGAGGGGAAATAGACCTGCCGCAGGAAGCGAGGGCCATGTTGGTGGGAAGTGAAACATTTATTGATGGTGACCTTGCAGAAAATTTGTATGTGGTATTGAGTACAGTACGTTTTCAGGAGGGTGTAAAGTTTGATCTTGATGCTGCGGTAGAAGGAGTTTATGCCAATCTTGAGCAAAAGGGAGCAAAGAATATGATTGTAAAAGATGAGGAATTTACAACTCTGGAAGGCGCAAAAGGAATTAAGGTTTTTGGCACTCTCGAGCTGGAAAACCCTAAGAGCAAAAAGATGGAAAACAAGGAATACCTCATATTGAATTTTGCTGAAAAAGGAGGTTTCCAGCAAATCACCGTGATCTTTGAAGCCGAAGATGAATATGCTGAAGAAATAGCAGGCCGCATTATAAATTCGGTAGAATTTGAAAATATAAATAATTAATGTTAGATAGTTTTACATTTGAGAATCCGGGTTATTTCTGGCTTTTGGTCTTACTGCCATTACTGGCAACCTGGTATTTTTGGAAGCGAAACCTTCAACAGGCCGAACTGCGTTTATCCAGTGTACAGGGATTAAAATCTCAACGAAGTATCCTTCCTGTTCTTAGACATGGACTTTTCGCCTTACGGTTAATAGCTCTTGCATGTATGATAGTGGCTATGGCGAAACCGCGCTCATCTGATGTTTCGACCAGAACGTCTTCCACCCAGGGGATAGATATTGTGCTTTCCATAGATGTTTCTGCCAGTATGCTGGCACGGGATCTAAAACCCAACAGGCTGGATGCCCTAAAAGAGGTGGCTGCCGAATTTATTAAAGGAAGACCAACAGACCGGATAGGCCTGGTGGTTTATGCAGGGGAAAGTTTTACCCTTACCCCGGTGACAAGCGATAAAGCACTTGTTCTTGCCGCCCTGGAAGACCTTAGATATAATACAGTTCTGGAAAACGGAACAGCCATTGGAATGGGTTTGGCAACCTCGGTAAACAGATTAAAGGAAAGTACCGCAAAAAGTAAGGTAATAATCCTGCTTACAGACGGGGTAAATAATGCGGGGTTTATAGATCCCAAAATTGCCGGCGAACTTGCCGTGGAGTATGGCATTAAAACATATACCATAGGAATTGGAACCAACGGGATGGCCTTGTCTCCAATTGGTATCCTTTCCAACGGGCAGTTTCGATATGGAATGGCTCAGGTAGAGATAGATGAAAAATTGCTGCAGGAAATTGCAGTTACCACAGGGGGGAAATATTACAGGGCTACAGATAACGAAAAACTGGAAGAGATCTATGAAGAAATAGACAGTCTTGAAAAAACCGAGATTGAAGAATTCAAATTCACGAATTACGAGGAAAGGTACCGCCCCTTCCTTTTAATTGCAGGACTCTTGTTGATCTTTGAGCTCTTGTTGAGGTTCACGATCTTCAGAAGCTTTATTTAATAAAAAATAAGAACCCCTACGGGGAAAATTCAAACATGTAGAATGTACATACTGGAGGAAGAAAAGTATTTTTGGTTATTGCTCATCATTCCCGTGTTGGTGCTGTTTTATGCCATGCTTTATTTCTGGAAGAAACGAAAACAGCGGGAGTTTGCGCATCCGGTAATGCTTCAGCAGCTAAGTCCGGACCGGTCCTGGTTTAAACCCGCCTTAAAATTTGGGCTTCTATTGATAGTTTTGAGCCTGATTGTTTTTGCCCTTGTCAATCCAAAAATTGGCACGAAAATGGAAACGGTAACCCGGGAAGGGGTAGACATAGTTTTTGCAATAGATGTCTCTAAAAGTATGGAGGCAGAGGATATTGCTCCCAACCGTTTGGAGAAAACCAAACAATTGGTTACTCAAATAATAAACAATCTTGGAAGTGACCGCGTAGGAATTATTGCCTATGCAGGAAGCGCTTTCCCGCAATTGCCTATTACAACAGATTATGCTGCGGCGAGAATGTTTTTACAGGCAATGAATACAGATATGGTTTCCTCGCAGGGAACAGCTATAAAGGAAGCCATTGAATTGGCAAAAACCTATTATAACCCAGATGAACCCACCAGTAAGGTGCTTATTATAATAAGTGACGGCGAGGATCATTTGGGAGAAGTGGAAGCTATTACAAAAGAAGCGGCAGCCCAGGGCATACGTATATTTACAATTGGAGTTGGAAGTGAAAGGGGTGGCCCGATTCCTATTAAACGTGGAGGGATCACCCAGAGTTATAAGAAAGACCTGAACGGGGAAACTGTTATCACCAGGATGGATGAAGCGATATTGAAAGAGATCGCCGCGGCCACAAATGGAGAATATGTACGCGGGAATGTCACTTCCGAAGTAACTGAAAAAGTGTCAGATTTTCTTCGGAATTTGGATCAGACGGAATTTGAAGCCAGGCAGTATGCTGAATATCAATCGCAGTTTCAATGGTTTCTTGGATTGGCCATACTTTTACTTCTTGCAGATATTTTCCTGCTGGAGCGAAAAACAGCCTGGGTGAGAAAATTAAATTTGTTCAATGAAAAAAAAACTTAGAAATATGAAGGTGAGTTTGTTATTTCCGCAGGGAAATTGCAGGGTGCTTTTACTGGTGTGCCTGAGTTTCTTTTTTCTGAAGAAACTTTCTGCCCAATCCCTTCAGGAGGAAAACAGGAAGATCGAGAAACAAACCAATAAACTCCTTCGTAGCGCCGAGGATAACCTGGCCGAAAATGATTTTTCAGCAGCTGAAGCATCTTATCGACAAGCGGTATCAAAAAGCCCTGAGAGTGTAAAGGCACGTTACAATATGGCTAATATGTATTACGGTAAGGAAAAACCTGCACAATCTGTTACCCGGTTAAAACAGGCAGCCAAAATTGCAGAGACAAAACAGGAGAAACACAGTATTTTTCACAACCTGGGAAATTCCTATATGCAGCAAAAAAAATACAGGGAAGCGGTAGAGGCTTATAAGGAGGCACTTCGCAATAACCCAAAGGATGAAGAAACGCGTTACAATTATGCCCTGGCGAAGAAGATGCTGGAGGAAGAAGAGCAGAGCGGTGGCGGTGGTGATGATGATAAGGAACAGGAAGACCAGGATAAGCAGGAGAAAGATAAGGGAGACGAAGGAGAGCAGGACAAGGATAAAAAGGAGGGTGAAGATAAAGAGGATAAAGGCGGCGATCAAAAAGACGATCAAAAAAAACCTGAGAATGAAGATGAAAAAGGCAAACCAGATCCTAAGCCAGGTGAAGATAAACCCGGTGAAGAGCAACCCCAGCAACCCCAGCAACCACGTCCCGGACAATTATCTCCCGAGCAAATAAAAAGTTTGCTGGAAGCGATGAACAATGAAGAAAAAAAGGTGCAGGATAAGATAAATGCAGAAAAGGCAAAAGGAACCAAAACCCGCACCGAAAAGGATTGGTAAAAAATAATTATTGTAATAACCTTAAAAAAATAAGACTAAAGAGAGATGACGCTTAGAATATTCATACTGTCACTTTTTTTAATAGTATCCTCAGCGGGGATTGCCCAGGTAAAATTTGAAGCCCGGGCAAGCAAACCCAAACTGGGGGTAAATGAGCGTCTCAGGGTTGACTTTGAGATGAATCAGGATGGGGATAATTTCAGGGCTCCTGCTTTTAGCGGTTTTACTGTGGTGGGTGGGCCTAACCAGGCGGTAAGCAATAGCTGGATCAATGGCAAACGCACCTACTCAAAGACATATAGTTATTTCCTGGAACCTACAGGACGGGGTAAATTTACCATAGGACAGGCAGAGATTACGGTAGAGGGCAATATTTATAAAACATCCCCTATTCAGGTTGAGGTAACTGCTGCTGTAGATAAACCTACAGATGGAAATAACACAGATTTTGTGGCCTCAGAAAACTTACATCTGGTTGCAGAAATTTCCAATACAAATCCGTTTTTAAACGAGGCAATTACGGTTGTTTATAAACTTTACGTGAGTCCCCGCATAAGTGTAAGCAACTGGAGAGAAATAGATAATCCTGTATACCGCGATTTCTGGAGCCAGAATATAGATATAAGGCAATTGAAAATTGAAACCGGGGAATATCAGGGTGAGCCTTATAGGTTTGTGGTATTGCGAAAGACCATTCTTTATCCTCAAAAAACAGGAGAACTAGAAATTGAACCATTGACTTTATCAGTTTCTGTAGATGTGCCAAGCGACCGCAGGGACATATTTGGAGGAAGGTTATATACTACTGTAGATAAGACCGTGGCTGCAGGTAAACGAATTATAAATGCCAAGCCTTTGCCCGATGCAGGGAAACCGGGCAATTTTACCGGGGCGGTTGGAAAATTTGATTTTAAGGTTATTCCCGGGAATACTAAACTTGCAGCCACAGAATCCATGACCGCAAGAGTACAGGTGACGGGAAATGGAAATTTAAAGTTATTTGAACTTCCCAAATTGGAAGTGCCCGCCTCCTTGGAAAAATATGAACCCGAAAGAACCGAAAATGTAAGGACAGACCTTAATGGAACCCAGGGCAGTATTACAGATACCTATACTATAGTACCTACACGCCAGGGAGAATTTACAATTCCGGCCCTCAACTTCTCATATTTTGACATTTCCAGCAGGACTTATAAGACAATTAGCTCCCAGGATATTAACCTGGAAGTAGACAGAGCTCCGGCAGGAGGTAGTGGAGTAGCAGGAGGTGGATATGTTTCTAAACAACCGGTGACTGTCCCCGGGGAACAATTCCGGTATATTAAATTAAAAACCAATTTACACCCTGTAAATTCCGGAACCTTTCTTGGATCATTAAGCTTCTGGAGCTTGATGGCATTACCATTTGGACTTTTGTTAGGAGTAATTCTTCTGGGGAAAAAACGGGATGCAATGGCACAGGATGTTCGCGGTAACAGGATTAAAAAAGCCAACCGGCTTACCAGAAAATATCTTTCAGAAGCCAAGAAGAACCTTGGTGACCATGAGAAATTCTACATTGCGCTTGAACGGGCCCTGCATAACTATTTGAAGGCGAAACTTCATATCCAAACAAGTGATATGTCTAAGGACAGGATAAGAAATCTGTTAATAGAAAAAGGAGCAGAACCAGAATCTACGGAAGAGTTTATTTCTCTGTTAAGCAGTTGTGAGTTTGCCCGTTATACCCCTTCTTCCAAGCTAACTATGGAACAGGATTTTGAGAAAGCAGCCCGTGTAATTTCAACTTTAGACAAACAAATTTAAAAAATGAAGAAGTTATTTTTCCTTTTTGTTTTTTTCGTGACCGCCTTGCAGGCGCAAAACCAAGATTTGTTTGAAGTCGGGAATAACGCTTATAATGAGGGAGATTATGAAACAGCCGTAAGTAATTATGAAAGCATTATAAATAATGGGGAAACATCGGCCGCCGTTTATTTTAATCTGGCTAACTCCTACTATAAATTAAACCGCGTGGCACCCAGTATTTATTATTATGAAAAAGCCTTGCAGCTGGAGCCAAATGATGCCGATATAAATAACAACCTGGCTCTCGCCAGGAATTTGGTTGTAGATGAAATAGTGGAAAATGAAAACTCCGGACTTTCCCGCATATGGAATAACCTCGTCTCTGGATTGGGGTATAATCAATGGGGGTGGGCTGCAGTTATATTCTCATTCCTCTTTGCAATCTCATTTGCGGTTTATTACTACAGTAGCCGCAGTGTATCCAAAAGAATCTTTTTTTCACTTTCCTTAGTAACGGTATTTCTGGCCCTGCTTTTCCTGATATTTGCATTTCAGCAAAAAGGGAAATTCAGCGATAATAATTACGCCATAATTTTTGCTTCAGAAAGTCCGGTAAGGGAAGAACCTACCTTAAGAAGTGCAGAATCTTTTTTCCTGCATGAGGGTACAAAAATTGAAGTTTTAGAAACTTACCAAAATTGGATAAAATTTAAACTTGCAAATGGCATACAGGGCTGGATGTTAAAAGATGACGTTAGGATGTTTTAATAGAGTTTCTCTATGTTAATTTTAGATTAAAATATCATTTTAGGTTTTCTTCTTATCCTCTAAAGTTTATTTTTGCACTTATGAAAAAAACAGCATTATTCTTTCTGGTATTATTTGCAGGATTCCTCGCGACTCCCACAATGATTACCTATGTAGATGAGAATGCTGATATTTCTATGGCTTTCACAGCAAATGAAGAAGAAAATTCCTCAAAAACCCAGTTGGTTTTTGAGTATACTTTTCACGAATCCCATCCGGGAAACCTTGGCCTGCATTTCTTGCAGGAACAGTCTGCCTTGATCCATTATTACAATCAGGCCGCAGGATTGGTATTTCTCGATGTCCTTTCTCCTCCTCCCAAACGGGCTTAATAAAATCTACATTTTAAACAACCCATTACACCTTTATTAAGGTTTGGTAAATGCAATTGGTCATTTCCAACAGGCAGCTATTGGTTTTCTGTTCGGTTCTTAGGAGCCTATGTGGTTGATTCTCAAAAAATAAAATAATAGGGTGCGATTTACCCTAAAAAAATTCTATTGCATATGTTTAAGACCATCAAGGCAGATCTTCCTGCCAGTTTAGTTGTATTTTTTGTTGCCCTTCCATTATGTCTTGGTATTGCCCTTGCCAGTGGTGCACCCTTATTCTCCGGTATTATTGCGGGAATTATTGGTGGTATTGTAGTGGGAGCTATTTCAGGTTCCTCTATTGGAGTAAGTGGTCCTGCGGCTGGTTTAGCTGTAGTGGTCCTTACCGCAATTGCAGATCTTGGAAGTTATGAGTTGTTTTTAGTAGCAGTTGTATTA encodes the following:
- a CDS encoding BatD family protein, with the translated sequence MTLRIFILSLFLIVSSAGIAQVKFEARASKPKLGVNERLRVDFEMNQDGDNFRAPAFSGFTVVGGPNQAVSNSWINGKRTYSKTYSYFLEPTGRGKFTIGQAEITVEGNIYKTSPIQVEVTAAVDKPTDGNNTDFVASENLHLVAEISNTNPFLNEAITVVYKLYVSPRISVSNWREIDNPVYRDFWSQNIDIRQLKIETGEYQGEPYRFVVLRKTILYPQKTGELEIEPLTLSVSVDVPSDRRDIFGGRLYTTVDKTVAAGKRIINAKPLPDAGKPGNFTGAVGKFDFKVIPGNTKLAATESMTARVQVTGNGNLKLFELPKLEVPASLEKYEPERTENVRTDLNGTQGSITDTYTIVPTRQGEFTIPALNFSYFDISSRTYKTISSQDINLEVDRAPAGGSGVAGGGYVSKQPVTVPGEQFRYIKLKTNLHPVNSGTFLGSLSFWSLMALPFGLLLGVILLGKKRDAMAQDVRGNRIKKANRLTRKYLSEAKKNLGDHEKFYIALERALHNYLKAKLHIQTSDMSKDRIRNLLIEKGAEPESTEEFISLLSSCEFARYTPSSKLTMEQDFEKAARVISTLDKQI
- a CDS encoding tetratricopeptide repeat protein, translated to MKKKLRNMKVSLLFPQGNCRVLLLVCLSFFFLKKLSAQSLQEENRKIEKQTNKLLRSAEDNLAENDFSAAEASYRQAVSKSPESVKARYNMANMYYGKEKPAQSVTRLKQAAKIAETKQEKHSIFHNLGNSYMQQKKYREAVEAYKEALRNNPKDEETRYNYALAKKMLEEEEQSGGGGDDDKEQEDQDKQEKDKGDEGEQDKDKKEGEDKEDKGGDQKDDQKKPENEDEKGKPDPKPGEDKPGEEQPQQPQQPRPGQLSPEQIKSLLEAMNNEEKKVQDKINAEKAKGTKTRTEKDW
- a CDS encoding VWA domain-containing protein translates to MYILEEEKYFWLLLIIPVLVLFYAMLYFWKKRKQREFAHPVMLQQLSPDRSWFKPALKFGLLLIVLSLIVFALVNPKIGTKMETVTREGVDIVFAIDVSKSMEAEDIAPNRLEKTKQLVTQIINNLGSDRVGIIAYAGSAFPQLPITTDYAAARMFLQAMNTDMVSSQGTAIKEAIELAKTYYNPDEPTSKVLIIISDGEDHLGEVEAITKEAAAQGIRIFTIGVGSERGGPIPIKRGGITQSYKKDLNGETVITRMDEAILKEIAAATNGEYVRGNVTSEVTEKVSDFLRNLDQTEFEARQYAEYQSQFQWFLGLAILLLLADIFLLERKTAWVRKLNLFNEKKT
- a CDS encoding tetratricopeptide repeat protein, translating into MKKLFFLFVFFVTALQAQNQDLFEVGNNAYNEGDYETAVSNYESIINNGETSAAVYFNLANSYYKLNRVAPSIYYYEKALQLEPNDADINNNLALARNLVVDEIVENENSGLSRIWNNLVSGLGYNQWGWAAVIFSFLFAISFAVYYYSSRSVSKRIFFSLSLVTVFLALLFLIFAFQQKGKFSDNNYAIIFASESPVREEPTLRSAESFFLHEGTKIEVLETYQNWIKFKLANGIQGWMLKDDVRMF
- a CDS encoding vWA domain-containing protein; its protein translation is MLDSFTFENPGYFWLLVLLPLLATWYFWKRNLQQAELRLSSVQGLKSQRSILPVLRHGLFALRLIALACMIVAMAKPRSSDVSTRTSSTQGIDIVLSIDVSASMLARDLKPNRLDALKEVAAEFIKGRPTDRIGLVVYAGESFTLTPVTSDKALVLAALEDLRYNTVLENGTAIGMGLATSVNRLKESTAKSKVIILLTDGVNNAGFIDPKIAGELAVEYGIKTYTIGIGTNGMALSPIGILSNGQFRYGMAQVEIDEKLLQEIAVTTGGKYYRATDNEKLEEIYEEIDSLEKTEIEEFKFTNYEERYRPFLLIAGLLLIFELLLRFTIFRSFI
- a CDS encoding DUF4381 domain-containing protein — its product is MANFLRNNISFLNLSMFPSGISMRKGRTFSTTLLILFLLLNVIPSFSQEPRVSASVDTTSILIGDQLIYKITVETNPDNLVVFPEGESFNPMEVVESLTADTNRVENRFRLIKEYSLTQFDSGSYVIPRQQVLINETAFFTDSLRIEVVDVVVDTTKQKMYAIKPAMEVPSGFSIPAWVWWFLGIILLGAVLYFLLNRRKKIREARKQLPPYERALFELQQLDQSHLLENRQTKEYYSKLTEAVRRYIEDEVHLRAMESTTSELIHDLELKMERGELNLSRQTIDELKIILQRADLAKFANSRPDIITAIGDRSKIEHVINDTKAAIPEPTEEELLKDEEYRRVRLKRKNQRKIALAVGVGLLIISLGATAIITTQGFSGLRNIVFGNPSKELLQGEWISSDYGDPAVNITTPRVLKRGEIDLPQEARAMLVGSETFIDGDLAENLYVVLSTVRFQEGVKFDLDAAVEGVYANLEQKGAKNMIVKDEEFTTLEGAKGIKVFGTLELENPKSKKMENKEYLILNFAEKGGFQQITVIFEAEDEYAEEIAGRIINSVEFENINN